A DNA window from Phyllostomus discolor isolate MPI-MPIP mPhyDis1 chromosome X, mPhyDis1.pri.v3, whole genome shotgun sequence contains the following coding sequences:
- the APLN gene encoding apelin yields MNLRLCLQTLLLIWLSLTAVCGGPLLQPPARKGLEESNVRHLVQPRGSRNGPGPWQGGRRKFRRQRPRLSHKGPMPF; encoded by the exons ATGAATCTGCGGCTCTGCTTGCAGACACTCCTGCTGATCTGGCTCTCCCTGACCGCGGTGTGTGGAG GGCCCCTGCTACAGCCTCCTGCTAGGAAAGGGCTGGAGGAAAGCAATGTCCGCCACCTGGTACAGCCCAGAGGGTCAAGAAATGGACCAGGGCCCTGGCAGGGAGGTCGGAGAAAATTCCGCCGCCAGCGGCCACGCCTCTCTCACAAGGGCCCCATGCCTTTCTGA